The following are encoded in a window of Osmia bicornis bicornis chromosome 15, iOsmBic2.1, whole genome shotgun sequence genomic DNA:
- the LOC114878511 gene encoding ADP-ribosylation factor-like protein 6-interacting protein 6: MTEKELYLFSNGTRESVTNKNYTAPVRLWRKLQINEWIFSCLLFIMSLSIVLGKLYINYGNIVQLQNNFKYIMSPITMFSNISNVFDLSYTSGVSEFNVKQLTTVNEKFVNTSQYDDVLNVMTSVVKTYGWLIRAAVCGLIMMGFTWFIIYKDSSIPGINPPSPFSPSNRRFPKTSGVQVNYLIGILNGILIFVYMCL; the protein is encoded by the exons ATGACCGAGAaggaattatatttattttctaatggAACTAGAGAGTCAGTAAccaataaaaattatacagcACCAGTAAGGTTATGgagaaaattacaaataaatgaGTGGATTTTTAGTTGTTTACTCTTCATAATGTCATTGTCTATTGTTTTgggaaaattatatattaattacg GGAATATTGTCCAgctacaaaataattttaaatatataatgtCACCAATAACTATGTTTTCAAATATCTCTAATGTATTTGATTTATCATATACGTCTGGTGTATCAGAATTTAATGTAAAACAATTAACCACTGTGAATGAAAAGTTTGTTAATACTAGTCAATACGATGATGTTCTGAATGTGATGACATCAGTTGTTAAAACATATGGATGGTTGATAAGAGCAGCAGTATGTGGTCTCATAATGATGGGTTTTACTTGgtttataatttacaaagaTAGCAGTATTCCTGGTATCAATCCACCTTCCCCTTTTAGTCCTTCTAATCGAAG ATTTCCAAAAACATCAGGGGTGCAAGTGAATTATTTGATTGGAATATTAAATGGAATATTGATATTTGTGTACATGTGTCTCTAA
- the LOC114878506 gene encoding unconventional myosin ID yields the protein MAAQEEVGIGDLVLLDEITVEKVVDNLRIRFNGGKIYTYIGEVCVSINPYRSINIYNNEHINKYKDRELFENPPHIFAIADAVHREMKQQGRDTCIVISGESGSGKTEASKIIMKYIAAVTNLSGQQEIERVKDILIQSNSILEAFGNAKTNRNDNSSRFGKYMDINFNFKGDPIGGHVTNYLLEKSRVVYQQNGERNFHCFYQLLNGCSEGELNKLRLVRDPAAYFYVGAGNCNKASPNDKSDYKTVISAMSTLGFTQNEVQTIWNIIAGILHLGNITFKLEEDKLSIANRTALNDTANLFSISPHELSTALTQRVIAAGGEVMQKTHTSTEAEYGRDALAKAIYERLFTEIVSRVNNAINVNDTETYQRYRTVIGVLDIYGFEIFDVNSFEQFCINYCNEKLQQLFIELVLKQEQEEYQREGIAWQNIDYFNNQIICDLVEQPHKGIIAIMDEACLNVGKVTDEMLLEAMDKKLFDHKHYSSRQLKPMDKELLHKVQFKIKHYAGDVIYNINGCLDKNKDTLFQDFKRLLYNSRNSIISKMWPEGAQNILKTTKRPLTAGTMFRNSMILLVKNLTSKEPFYVRCIKPNEVKSPVVFDEERVNHQVRYLGLVENVLVRRAGFAYRQRYDTFLKRYKMISQYTWPNFRGGTDKDGVRTLMNEKGFNNDVKYGHTKIFIRSPQTLFALEKARSDLIPSIVILLQKQWRGYLCRQKYKKMKAALVIMKHYRKYKIRTYIKELEKTFHNAKTMRDYGKHLAWPRENFAVRHVIPALKVMYGRWRAWMILRLIPREDWPQLRLKMAAGSVLRSKRAYWGQDRRWEGNYLSKPEENPQSDIFNASINNLRNTDHFKTVLFSAFIRKTNRFNKPKDRVLVVTEHAIYKLENSKFKNMRKGMPITEITGLSVSPGRDQLITIHSNRGNDFIMSIITKEDKVGELVGILSNKYNQLRSADLQVMVDVKFKCMLGNKSKVLRVEVHPEVTEPTFKKDGDNIVYAIPASIGIIDGNTNARFQTRATN from the exons ATGGCAGCGCAAGAAGAAGTTGGCATCGGAGATTTGGTTCTTTTAGATGAAATTACCGTAGAGAAGGTTGTAGACAACTTACGGATAAG GTTCAATGGTGGTAAGATTTACACATACATTGGTGAAGTATGTGTCAGCATAAATCCTTACagaagtataaatatatataacaatGAGcatatcaataaatataaag acagagaattatttgaaaatccACCACATATCTTTGCAATTGCTGATGCAGTGCATAGAGAAATGAAACAACAGGGTCGTGATACCTGTATAGTAATTAGCGGAGAGTCAGGATCTGGGAAAACAGAAGCAAGTAAAATCATTATGAAATATATTGCTGCAGTCACAAATTTAAGTGGTCAGCAAGAAATAGAAAG AGTAAAAGATATTCTTATTCAATCCAATTCCATATTGGAAGCCTTTGGAAATGCAAAAACAAATAGGAATGATAATTCATCACGGTTTGGAAAATATAtggatataaatttcaatttcaaaggAGATCCAATTGGTGGTCATGTTACTAATTACTTGCTGGAAAAGTCAAGAGTTGTATATCAACAAAATGGTGAAAGGAACTTCCATTGCTTTTATCAG ttattaaatgggTGTAGCGAAGGAGAATTAAATAAACTAAGGCTGGTAAGAGATCCAGCTGCATATTTCTATGTTGGTGCTGGAAATTGTAACAAAGCAAGTCCAAACGATAAAAGTGATTACAAAACAGTCATTTCTGCTATGTCCACTCTTGGGTTTACACAAAATGAAGTACAAACAATCTGGAATATCATTGCTGGCATACTACATTTG gGTAACATTACTTTTAAACTTGAAGAGGATAAGCTTTCAATTGCAAACAGAACTGCCTTAAATGATACAGCAAATTTGTTTTCTATTAGCCCACACGAATTAAGTACTGCATTAACTCAAAGAGTTATTGCAGCAGGTGGAGAAGTAATGCAGAAAACTCATACTTCAACGGAAGCAGAATATGGAAGAGATGCTTTAGCAAAA GCTATATACGAAAGGTTATTTACCGAAATAGTATCACGTGTCAATAATGCTATTAATGTAAATGATACAGAAACTTATCAGAGATATAGAACAGTGATTGGTGTTCTTGATATATACGGATTCGAAATTTTTGACGTAAATAGTTTTGAGCAGTTTTGTATTAACTACtgtaatgaaaaattgcaaCAACTATTTATTG AATTGGTATTAAAGCAAGAACAGGAGGAATATCAAAGAGAAGGCATAGCATGGCAAAAtattgattattttaataatcagATAATTTGTGACCTAGTAGAACAACCACACAAAGGAATTATAGCAATTATGGATGAAGCTTGCCTCAACGTTGGCAAAGTCACAGATGAG ATGCTTCTGGAGGCAATggataaaaaattgtttgatCATAAACATTATTCTTCTCGGCAATTAAAACCGATGGATAAAGAACTTCTGCATAaagttcaatttaaaattaagcACTATGCTGGAgatgtaatatataatattaacgGTTGCTTAGATAAAAACAAAGATACATTATTTCAAGATTTTAAACGGTTACTATATAACAGtagaaattcaataattagcAAAATGTGGCCTGAAGGAgctcaaaatattttaaag aCAACAAAAAGACCTTTAACAGCTGGAACAATGTTCCGTAATTCTATGATACTTCTGGTTAAGAATTTGACAAGCAAAGAACCATTTTATGTTAGATGTATAAAGCCTAACGAAGTTAAATCACCGGTTGTGTTCGACGAAGAAAGAGTAAATCATCAAGTACGATATTTAGGTCTTGTTGAAAATGTATTAGTCAGGCGTGCTGGTTTTGCGTATCGGCAACGATACGATACATTTTTAAAACG GTACAAAATGATATCTCAATATACTTGGCCAAACTTTAGAGGCGGTACTGATAAAGATGGTGTACGCACATTAATGAATGAAAAGGGTTTCAATAATGATGTGAAATATGGTCAtacgaaaatatttattcgctCACCTCAAACACTCTTTGCATTAGAAAAG gCACGTAGTGATTTGATACCAAGTATTgtaatattattacaaaagCAATGGAGAGGATATTTGTGTcgacaaaaatataaaaaaatgaaagctGCACTCGTCATAATGAAACATTATCGAAAGTATAAAATACGTACTTATATCAAGGAATTAGAAAAAACCTTCCATAATGCAAAGACGATGCGAGATTATGGCAAGCACTTGGCTTGGCCTCGTGAGAATTTTGCCGTAAGACATGTGATACCTGCTCTGAAAGTTATGTATGGAAGATGGAGGGCATGGATGATTCTCCGACTTATCCCTAGGGAAGATTGGCCTCAGTTACGATTAAAA ATGGCTGCTGGGAGTGTTTTGCGTTCAAAACGAGCTTATTGGGGACAAGACAGACGGTGGGAAGGAAATTATTTATCCAAGCCAGAAGAAAACCCTCAAAGTGATATTTTCAATGCTTCGATAAACAATCTTCGCAATACGGATCATTTTAAGACAGTTTTGTTCAGTGCCTTCATCAGAAAAACTAATAG ATTTAATAAACCAAAAGATCGCGTACTAGTAGTTACTGAGCATGCAATATATAAacttgaaaattcaaaatttaaaaatatgagAAAAGGTATGCCAATAACAGAGATTACGGGTTTGAGTGTATCACCCGGAAGGGATCAACTTATAACAATTCATTCAAATCGGGGAAACGATTTCATTATGTCTATCATTACTAAAGAGGATAAAGTTGGAGAACTTGTTGGTATTTTAAGCAATAAATATAATCA aTTACGTTCTGCTGACCTACAAGTTATGGTGGATGTAAAATTTAAGTGTATGTTAGGAAATAAGAGCAAGGTGCTGCGAGTAGAAGTACATCCAGAAGTTACTGAACCAACGTTCAAAAAAGATGGAGATAATATTGTATATGCCATTCCAGCATCGATTGGTATAATCGATGGAAATACTAATGCAAGGTTTCAAACTAGAGCAACTAATTAA